The Halogeometricum borinquense DSM 11551 region TATGAAGATCAAAGTAGCGTCCGACTTGAAACCCTTCGTCTGAGGGCGCAGTCGTTTCGTCGAACAGAATCACCATTCGGTTGTTCTCCTCGATAGCAAAACTGACTTCTTCGCCCACGCGGTTCGCCAGATCCCACGCCTTTTCCTTTACCAACTGGTATCGAGTATCTCGCCATCGAGCCTGTTCACCGAGGTGGAATAGCTTCATTCCGAGTTTGTACTCTCGGTCTTCCCGGATCACGTACTCCATCTCCTGTAAGGTCTGTAGATGGGTATGTAACGTGCTGATGGGAATATCCGTATACTCAGCTATCTCCGTCAGTGATGCCCCTTCGAGGTCTCGTATTGCCTCAATCGTGAGCAGCGACGTTTTGGACGTCTTTCGAGATTCTTTCCCCATACTGGAAAATGAGAACGATGCACAATAAATCCCTCCCTTTGACAGTGGGTGTCTCACTACTCGCAGTCGTTGAGTTGTTCCCACAGAAAGGTATTTATAATCTCAGGAGACTCATTGGCTTGTGACCCTGCGCAAGCCACCACTCTATCAGGCACACCTCGATGCCGGAGCCGAATTCACCGACTTCGGCGGTTGGGAGATGCCTGTCAAATACGACACAATCAGTACAGAACACGCCGCTGTTCGTGATTCCGCTGGCATTTTTGACGTCAGCCATATGAGCGAGGTCAAAGTCAGTGGGCCCGATGCCACGGAACTGATGAACCGTCTCACGAGCAATGACGTCAGAGAACTTGACCAAGGGGATGCTCAGTACTCGTGCATTCTCGACCAAGAGGGGATCATCATCGACGATACCGTCGTGTACAAATACCCCGACGAGAATGCATATCTGTTCGTCCCGAACGCCGGCCACGGCGAGCAAATGGTCGAGCGGTGGTCAGAGCACGCACACCGACTCGGGCTTCGGGTCAGCGTCGAAAACAAGACCGAAGAACTAGGCCTTGTTGCAGTCCAAGGTCCGGATGCCATCGAAATCGTCGAAGGCCTGTCGCAGGACCCTCTCACGAGTTTAGCGCGGTTCTCGATGATGCGTACGTCCATTGCGGGTGTCGATTGTCTGGTTGCGAGGACGGGCTATACCGGTGAGGACGGCGTTGAGATATTCTTTGCCGTGGGCGACTCACACGAGATGTGGGATGCTTTTAGCGACGTTCCACCCTGTGGATTGGGGTCCCGTGACACACTTCGGCTCGAAGCTGGTCTCCTGCTTTCTGGGCAGGATTTCGATCCGGAAGCCGAGCCGAGAACACCGCTTGAGGCAAAGCTTAGTTTCGTGGTTGATCTCTCGAAACCGTCCTTTATCGGACAGGATGCCTTAGAAACCCTTGCGGAGACCGGTGTCGATCACGAACTCGTCGGTCTCCAACTGAACGAACGCGGTATCCCGCGGCACGGATACGACGTACTCCGTGATGGAGAACACATTGGTCACGTCACGAGTGGAACGATGAGTCCGACGTTGAATCAACCAATCGCACTAGCGTACGTGAATTCGGACGAAGCAGAGGAGAATAACACTGTTGCGGTCAAAATACGGGACCGCAACGTTCCAGCAACAATTGTGAATCACCGCTTCCTGAGTTCGCTTGCAGACGACAACGAGTAACTTACCATGTCATTCGAAATTCCAGACGACCGCCGATACGCAGAATCGCACGAGTGGGCAAAAGAACTCGACGACGATATCGTCAGAATCGGAATCACCGACTTCGCTCAGGACGAACTCGGGGACATCATCTTCGCGGAACTCCCGGACGAGGGTGCAGAACTTGATGAGGGCGAACAGTTTGGTGTCGTCGAGAGTATCAAGGCAGTGTCGGACATCTATTCGCCCGTCTCGGGCACTGTTGTGGGCGTCAATCGAGAAATAGTCGATCAACCTGAACTGATCAATGACGACCCCCACGAATCTGGATGGCTGCTAGAAGTCAACACTGAGACCGGTATCGACCACTTGCTACCAGCAAGCGAATACGAAACCCAAATCTAAGACGATGCAAGAACGTTCCAGATCTCGTACTGATCAGAGCTTCCCCCGTAGTCCGGACAGTCGGGGAAGTCCCTTTACACCCCACGATCAGGACGATGTTGACCTCATGCTCGATGCGATTGGGGCGGATGACATCGAGGATCTCTTTGATATTCCCGACGCTGTTCGATTTGACGGAGCGTTTGGGATCGAGGGGGCCTCCGAACAGGCCGTAACACAGCGCCTACAGCGCACACTTGGCAGGAACTCTGATAGTACTGAGTTTCTCGGACGGGGTCACTACTCACACTACATTCCCTCTGTGGTTGATCATCTCTCGCTTCGCTCTGAGTTTATTACATCGTATACGCAATATCAGCCGGAGGTTTCACAGGGATTTCTGCAGGTCTTATTCGAGTTCCAGTCGCTGGTCACAGAACTGACTGGGATGGACGTCGCCAACTGTTCGATGTACGATGCCGCGACGGCACTCGGTGAGGCGGCTACCCTCGCAGATCGTGTCCGAGAGGCAAGCGGGTCGGTAATCCTGGTTCCGGACTATCTCCGTGCTGAACGTCGTGCCGTCCTCGACAACTACACTGATGGGTCGGACCTGTCGGTTCGAGAGTTCCCGACCGAGGATGGAATGGTACACCCGGAGACACTCCGGCAATCTCTCGATGAGGATGTACTCCTCGTCTATCTCGAAAACCCCACTCCCGAAGGGATAATCGAAGAACACCTGATCGAAGTGGGATCGATTGTGGACGAGGTAGAGTCACTGCTCTGTATCGGGTCTGATTTGGTTGCGCTGTCGCTGCTCCAGAACCCCGGCACTGTTGGTGCCGATATCGTCGTCGGTAACGCCGGCATCCTCGGACTTCCTGCTGCCTACGGAATGGGCATCGGTATCTTTGCGTGCCGCGACGACTTCCTTCGACAGATCCCCGGCCGGTTGGTCGGCGCTTCGAGAGACAGCGCGGGCGATCGGACGTACACCTTGACGCTTCAGACACGCGAACAGCACATTCGACGGGAGCGGGCGACGAGTAATATCTGTAGCAACCAAGCCTGGGTCGCGCTTCGAACGGCGATTCACGCTATGTACTTGGGACCGGACGGTCTCACTGCATTGGCGGACCGGTGTACGCGGTTACCGGCGCAGGTCGCTTCCGAACTAGACCAGATCGAAGGGGTATCTGCGCCCGCTACACAGGCGTATCACTTCAGGGAGTTCAAAGCGGAAGTCGAAAAAGACGCCAGCGAAGTGGTGTCAGAACTGGCGAGCGAAGGGTTTGTCGTTCACGAACTGAACGAGCAGACCATCCAAATCTGTGTGACCGAGACGAACGAGCATCGGATAGATGACTTCGTTGAGGCCGTGAGAGAGGTGATGGAATAATGCAACAACATAGACAGGCGAAATGGAACGATACGGAATCCGACGGCCACGAACCACTGTTGTCGGAGAAAGATCTGACCCGTAGTGAGTTGGAGGATACATTCCTCCCTGACGAACTCACTCGTGAGAGCGTCGAGTTGCCGTCCGTCTCGGAGCCAGAGCTCGTCCGCCACTACACTCGGCTCTCACAGATGAACTACGGAATCGATAGTGGGCCGTACCCGCTCGGTTCCTGTACGATGAAGTACAACCCCAAGTTCACCGAGGATCTCGCTGCGCTTCCCTCGGCGGCAATTCACCCGGACCGGCCGTCTGAGCTAGCACAAGGAACACTACAGGTCTACTACGAGCTACAAGAGTATCTCGGAAAAATCGGCGGAATGAGTGCAGTAACACTCCAACCGCCCGCAGGAGCGGCTGGCGAACTCACCGGGATCTTGGTCGCTAAAGCGTACCACGAATACAACGGTGAGGCAGAACAACGAGACGAGATTATCGTCCCGGCCAGTGCCCATGGGACGAACTTTGCCAGTGCGGCGATGGCGGGGTATGATCTCGTCGAACTTCCCGCAGACGAAGATGGACGCGTTGACCTCGATGTTCTGTCTGCGGCGGTTGGTGAGTCAACTGCGGCACTCATGTTGACTAATCCAAACACGCTCGGATTGTTTGAGCGAAATATCGAGGAAATCGCGGACATGGTACACGAAGCCGGTGGACTGCTGTACTATGATGGCGCGAATCTGAACGCGCTCCTCGGACGCGCTCGACCGGGCGATATGGGGTTCGATATCATGCACTACAACGTCCACAAGACGTTTGCGACCCCACATGGTGGTGGCGGTCCCGGTGCTGGACCAATTGGTGTTCGTGAGGGGCTTGCGAAGTTCCTTCCAAGCCCACACGTCGGAAAGAACGGAGACCAGTATACGCTTTATGACCCCGAGGAATCCATCGGGAAAGTCCACGGTGCGATGGGTAACTGGCTCGTTCTCCTCAAGACACACGCCTACATCTCTCGGCTTGGCGATGCCGGATTGGAAGACACGAGTGCGAAAGCGGTCCTCAACGCGAACTATCTCGCATCCCAGATTGATTTGGACATCCCGTTCGAGCCGTTCCACCACGAGTTCGTTGCGAGTGCCGGAGACAACGACGCCGCGGATTTCGCCAAGAAGATGCTAGACTACGGGATGCATCCCCCGACCACGAAGTGGCCCGAAATCGTCGATGAAGCGCTGATGACTGAACCGACGGAAGCTGAAAGTAAAACGACGCTAGACCAGTTGGCGGATGCCTTCAACTCGGTGACCGAACAGAGTGGCGATGCACTTAGTGAGGCTCCAAACGCCACCGCCGCAAAGCGAATCGATCAAACGAAGGCCGCGAGAGATCCGGTGTTGTCCTGGCAGCAGATTTCGGACTGAATCACCACTCTGCCTCCGCTATTTGGCCATCAGCTCTCGAAGCTGATCTCGCCTATTCAGAATGATTTTTATATCATTGATTAAAAGGAAGTTCTATGGTTGGTAGTAACCACCTTGAGCAGACTGACCCAGCGGTCTATTCTGCTATCCAAAACGAGCGACAACGGCAAGAAGACAGTCTGGGATTGATCGCGTCCGAGAACCACGTCTCGGAGGCTGTGCTTGAAGCACAAGGATCTGTCCTCACAAACAAATACGCGGAGGGCTACCCCGACGCCCGTTACTACGGTGGCTGTGAACACGTCGATACCGTCGAACAGTTGGCGATTGACCGTGCGAAAGAACTCTTTGGTGCCGACTACGCTAACGTTCAGCCGCACAGTGGCACCCAGGCGAATATGGGTGTGTACTTTGCGATGCTCGATCCCGGTGACCGAATCCTTTCGTTGGATCTCACTCATGGTGGGCATCTCTCTCACGGACATCACGTCAATTTCTCAGGCCAACTCTACGAGGTCGAACAGTACGGTGTTGATCCCGACAGTGGCTATATCGACTACGACACGCTTGCCGACCACGCGACCGAATTCGATCCGGATCTGATCGTCAGCGGATCATCGGCGTATCCACGGGAGTTTGCGTACGAACGAATCGACGAGATTGCGGCAGCAGTCGGGGCCTATCATCTCGCGGATATTGCTCACGTCACGGGCCTCATCGCGGCCGGTCTGCATACGAACCCCGTTGGAAACGCTGATTTCGTCACGGCAAGTACCCATAAGACGATCCGAGCAGGTCGAGGAGGATTGATTCTCACGACGGACGAGTACGCAGAGCAGATTGACAAAGCGATTTTCCCCGGTAGCCAGGGAGGGCCGCTTATGCACAATGTCGCCGGGAAAGCCGTCGGCTTCAAGGAGGCGTTGACGGACGAATTCGAAGAATACGCACAACAGGTCGTTACGAACGCCAAGACGTTAGCTGACACGTTTTCCGAGAGAGGGCTATCACTCGTTAGCGGTGGGACAGACAAACACTACGTCCTCGTTGATTTGCGGGACTCACATCCGGATGTTACGGGGAGTGACGCCGAAGAGGCACTCCAATCGGTAGGGATCACCGTGAACAAAAATACTGTTCCGGGCGAGACACGGTCGCCGTTCACCACTAGCGGTATTCGAGTTGGGACGCCAGCACTCACAACGCGTGGGTTCACACAGTCGGAGATGGAGACTATCGGACACGCTATCGTTGACATCATCGAGCATCCCGAGGATGACGATGTTGCTACAGACGTCGCAACGACAGTCGATCAGCTTTGCGAGGCGTACCCGATATACGAATGATCGGGTGGAAAGCGTTCTGACGGGGCGCGTATCATGATTCAGAACTCCCAGCACCGTGGCATAACGATTCAAGTAACTCCGGGCTCCTATATAAAATACCAATGACCGTAACAATCGACGATATCAGACGTGCGGAAGAGCGGCTTGATGAATCAGCGGAGATCAGACAAACACCCGTCGAGAAGAGTACGACGCTCGGGAGGGAGGTCGGTGCAGATGTCTGGTTCAAATTCGAACATCTTCAGAAAACGGGATCGTTCAAACCGCGCGGTGCGTTCAACAAGATCTCTCAGATCGCTCGCGGTGATGCAACTCGGGTTGTTGCTGCCAGTGCAGGAAACCACGCCCAGGGAGTCGCATTCGCTGCCACTGAACTCGGCTTAGACTCGCTGATCGTTATGCCGGAGACGGCTCCGCAGGCGAAAGTTGACGCAACAGAAGGATACGGAGCGACAGTCGAACTTCACGGAAAGACGTTCGCGGAAGCGATGGATGTCGCGCAGACGTATGCCGACGACCCTGACACGGCGTTCGTTCATGCGTACGACGACCCCGCCGTCGTCGCCGGACAGGGAACAATCGGACTTGAGTTGATCGAACAGGTTCCTGACGTAAGCGTTCTCACGGTCCCGATTGGTGGCGGTGGCCTGATCGGCGGTATCGCAACGGCAGTGAAGGCACACGACGAGGACATTCGAGTTATCGGGGTTCAGGCAGAACCCGCAGCGACAGTACCACAAAGTCTGGATAAAGGGCACCCCGTCGAAAACGAGACCCCGGACACCATCGCTGACGGCATTGCGACGGGGAGCGTTTCCGACCTCACGTTCGAGATCATCCAAGAACACGTCGATGAGGTTGTCACGGTCACCGATACTGAAATCGCGCAGGCGACGCTGTGGTTGTTGGAGCGTTCGAAGCAGATGGTTGAGGGAGCCGCTGCAACGTCTGTCGCACCGCTTCTCTCGGGCGCAATCGATTGCCAAGGGGAGACCGTCGTCCCACTTCTTTGTGGGGGCAACATCGATATTGCAACCCTTCAGGATATGTTGACGAGAGCGCTCGTTGACCGACATCAGTTCGTCACTCTCTACGTTCGAATCGATGACCGTCCCGGCGTTCTGGGGGAGATAGCGGACATCATCGGTCGGCACGACACAAATATTCGAAGCGTTCGACACGACCGTTCCGAAGAGGGGCTTCCGGTCGGCAAAGCGGACCTCGTTATCCGAACGACAACGCCCGGCGAAGCAGCGATGGGCCGTGTTCTTTCGGAGATTGAGGCGGCAGGATACACGATCAAACGTGTCGTCCCTCAGTCCGAGCGCATCGGGAACTAAGGTCTCCTCCGGGTTGACCCTCTTCGTCAGCCGACAGCGACTAGGAACCGACAACGACGATAACTCATACTGGATTCGACCTGGCCCGCTTCTTTCGACACACGCTATACTTGATGGGTAGTTATTTGTACTTTGAAATGTGTTTACAGTTGTCGAGATGTCCACTAAAAACGTAACTGCGTATCAAGACAGTATTGAAACGTTCTTATCGGAGTGGGTGAGAAAGAACAAAGTTCCCGGCTTGAGCGTGGCCGTAGTGTCCGGAGACGAAGCTACCTATACCGATGCGTTTGGGGCGCGGAATCTCTCAACGAATGAATCCGCAACTCCACAGACGTTATTCGGCATCGGGTCGTGCTCGAAGTCAGTTACCGCGGTAGCGATTCTACAGCTCGTTGAGGAGGACGAACTGGATCTCACGAGTCCGATAAATTCCTTCGTTCCCCACTTAGAAGCGGCACCGGGGTCATCAGTGACAGTCGAGGAACTACTGTCTCACTCGTCCGGGTTACCGAGTGACGGCAGCCTGACTGCCTTAATAGCTCGGCTGACTGGCTTGAGAGAGATGGGCGTTCCGCTCAGCGACGACCGCGATTTCCACAGACACGTTCAGGGATCCGTCGAGGAACGGCGGGACCCCCAAGCGAAGGAGTTCTTTTACTGTAACACCGGGTTTACGCTTCTCGGAAAGGTGATCGAGTCGGTGACTGGGAAATCCTACTCGACGTACGTCCGTGAGAACATATTCGAGCCGCTTGAGATGGACCGGTCGTGCTTTTCTCGGGCAGCGTTCGAGTCGTATGACGACCGGATGCAAGCCTACTTCCAGAACGATGACGACCTGGTTGAAGCGCGTCTCCCCGTTGATCCGCTGCTCTACGCACCCGGTGGAGTCATTAGCTGTGCGGACGATCTGGTCAACTATCTTCGCTTCTATCTGAACGGGGGATCATTCGAGGGAAAACAGCTTCTCTCGCAGGAATCGATGGCACAGATGTTCGAGCCGAGGTCGACCAGATCGACGTTCATCGACGGCACCGAACGACAGTATGGCCTCGGTTGGGAGCTTCAATCGTTCCTCGGGAATCGATTGGTCCGACACGGCGGGATGATGGGAACGACGACCGCCGCCGTCGCGTTCTTCCCCGATCAGAACGTGGGGGTTAGCATCGCCTGTAACGTCTCCCCGCCGCAACACCCGAGTGTTGCCTGTCACGGCGTACTTTCGCTGTTAGAAGGGAACGACCCGAAACGTTCCGTCCCAGCGCTTCTGTTGGAGGAGAAACTCGGCTCGCTCGAGGGAGAATACAAGTCATATCGGGGAATCGTGGAAGCCACGGTCGAGCGAGATGGAGGCACGCTCGAGGTCACTATCCAAGGTTTCACCTCCGAGTTCTCGATCAGCCTGTTCCCAAACGACCTCAGCGGAGATATCTACGAGTTTGAAACGGTCACGGACACCGGCCAGCGACTCGCTGTCAAATTCGAGGAGGGATCCGACGGTTCCATCGATCTGTTCTTGCGTCGATGGCGTCTTCACGCACAGTAGGCAGAAACGCAGCGAACAGATTTCAGTAGATGAGCCAGATTGTCGTTTACCGATTCAACGTGTGAATGGCGCGGTCTCTCGCATTCTCGGCTGCTTCCATGACCGCCTCTGCGAGCGTCGGGTGAGTGTGAACGGTCGAAGCGAGCTCTTCGACCGTCGCATCCAGCTCGATTGCCAGCGCGACCTCGGCAACGAGTTCCGAGGCTTCGGCACCGACGATTTGCGCACCGAGAACGGTCCCGCACTCGCCGTCGGCGACAATGCGAACGAACCCCTCCGTCTCACCGGTCGTCAGTGCGCGACTTGACGCTCGGAACGGGAACGTGCCGACGATGGGGTCGAACCCCTCCGATTCGGCTTCGGCCGCGGTCAGACCGACGGTACCGATCTCAGGGTCGGTGAACACGGCCGCGGGGATAGTCCGGTTGTCCATCGTGCTCGGTTTGCCAGCCGCGACGTCGGCCGCGACGATGCCCTCTTTACTGGCCGTGTGCGCGAGCATCGGTTCTCCGGCGACATCTCCGACGGCAAAGACGTGTTCAACGTCCGTTCGAGCGTGGCGGTCTGTCTCTAGGAAGCCTTGCTCGGTCGGTTCTAAGCCGATCTGCTCTAAATCAAGCGTCTCGGTCACGGGCTGCCGACCGACGGCAACCAGTACCTTGTCCGTGGGATAGACAGATCGCTCGCCGTCTTCGGTTTCGGTCACGACTTCGATGCCGTTGTCGATGCCGCGCCATTCACTTGCTCCTTCACCGAAGCGGAAGTCGATACCCAACTCAGAAGCGCGTTTGCGAACGACGCGGGTGATGTCGTCTTCGTATCCGGGGAGGGCATCATCCAGCATTTCGATGACGGTGACATCCGAACCGAGTTTTGCAAATACAGTCGAGAGTTCCATGCCGATATAGCCCGCGCCGACAACGACGAGGCGATCAGGCACTGTCGCCGCCGAGAGTGCGTCCCGCGAGGACCACACTTCGTCGTCCGTGAAGTCGAAGCCCGGAATCTGAACGGGGCGTGATCCTGTCGAGATGATACAGCGCTCGAATCCGATGGAGACTCGGTCTCGATTGTCCTCGTCGCGCGTGACGTGAACCTCCGTCTCGTCAACGAACGAAGCCATCCCTTCGATGAGGCTGACGCCGTTTGCCTTGCAGAGCTTCTCGACGGTGTCCGTGAGTCGGCTGATACTGTTCGACTTCCACTCTTGCATCTTCGCCATGTCGATAGCCGGGTCAACGAGGATGCCCATCTCCGCTGCCTGCCCTGCGTCGTGAGCGAGGTCGGTCGCGCTGATGTACGCCTTCGACGGGATACACCCGTGGTTGAGGCAGACGCCACCGTATGCTTCTTTTTCGACAAGCGTCACGTCGAGACCGTGTTGTGCGGCGCGAATGGCAGCGACATAGCCCCCCGGTCCAGCGCCGATAACCAGTACGTCCGTTTCGGTCGTTGTCTCTTTAGCTCCCATTTTTCGGGCTCAGTTTCGGGTTGGTCGGGTACTCTATCACGGCGTTAGTAGCCCGTGGTTCAACTAGTCGTTGGACGAGATACTCTCCGCTCGGACGTATCGGTGTTCGGGTGGCCATCGTTTACTGACTTACCCGCGACACTCATTGCTCCTTTGACGTGGGCAGTGTTTGGCGGTATTCGATCTTTCTTGTGGCCTACTGGAGTGCCCGACCGTTTCGGGTTGCCGTTGAGCCTTACTGCCACTGGTCAGTCACCGTTGACACGCGCGCGTTTGCGTGCTTGAGCGACGCTCTTGCCCTCTCGAAGCAGTGCATCGACAAACAACTCGCCAGCTTTGTAGGACGAGCGGACCATCGGTCCCGATGCACAGTAGAGGAATTCCATCTCTTCCTCGGCGATGTCACGCCACGTCTCGAATACGTCTGGGTGGACGTACTCGAACACGTCGAGATGCGAACGCGAGGGTTGGAGATACTGACCGAGGGTGACGATATCGACACCGACCTCTCGCAGGTCGGAAAGCGTTTGATAGACCTCGTGATGGTATTCGCCAAGGCCGAGCATGATGCTCGTCTTTGTGTACACATCCGATTCGTCGTTCGCCTGTTGGAGGACATCGAGCGTTTGGTCGTAATCGGCCCGTCGGTCACGAACCGGCCATTGCAGGCGGTTTACCGTTTCGATATTGTGGGCGAACACGTCGGGTCCTGCGTCGAGAATCCGCTGTACTGCATCTGGAGATCCCTGAAAGTCGGGTGTGAGGACCTCGACGAGGATACTCGGGTCGCGTCGTTTGATCTCCCGAATTGTCTCCGCAAAGTGTGCGGATCCGCCGTCAGCGAGGTCGTCGCGGTCAACAGAGGTCAATACGACGTAGTCGAGACCGATTTCGCTGACAGCATCGGCGACGTTCGAGGGTTCATCGGGATCGAGCGGGCTCATCCCTCCGGTTTCGACGTCACAGAAGTTACATCCTCTCGAACACCGGTCACCCATCAACATGAATGTCGCCGTCCCCGGGCCGTCGTGACCACTCCAGCACTCCCCGAGGTTCGGACAGTTGGCCTCTTCACAGACAGTATGAAGGTCGTGATCCCGAAGGCTCTGTTTTATTTCAGTGAAGCGTCGGCCTGATGGTGGACGCATCTTGAGCCAGTCGGGCTTTCGCCTGCTGGTCATACCGAATGCTTCCGTCGTACCATGATAAAACTGCGGGTGCGGTTGCAGACTCCGCAGCGCTATACGAACGTAGACTGTAGATTCAATGAGGATTCGCTGATCCGCTCCGAAATCCTCCACCAATTTATTAGCTGTTTTCGCTGATTTTTGAGT contains the following coding sequences:
- a CDS encoding IclR family transcriptional regulator, with the protein product MGKESRKTSKTSLLTIEAIRDLEGASLTEIAEYTDIPISTLHTHLQTLQEMEYVIREDREYKLGMKLFHLGEQARWRDTRYQLVKEKAWDLANRVGEEVSFAIEENNRMVILFDETTAPSDEGFQVGRYFDLHSSACGKAALAEFSDERIHEFIEQCELPAYTDNTITNKDELLAEVETIREQGYAVNKQEELEGLRAVAVAINEPDGSVFGTLDIAGPPYRLPEDDVIAKRLQSAVVEIESALVSETSG
- the gcvT gene encoding glycine cleavage system aminomethyltransferase GcvT, with protein sequence MTLRKPPLYQAHLDAGAEFTDFGGWEMPVKYDTISTEHAAVRDSAGIFDVSHMSEVKVSGPDATELMNRLTSNDVRELDQGDAQYSCILDQEGIIIDDTVVYKYPDENAYLFVPNAGHGEQMVERWSEHAHRLGLRVSVENKTEELGLVAVQGPDAIEIVEGLSQDPLTSLARFSMMRTSIAGVDCLVARTGYTGEDGVEIFFAVGDSHEMWDAFSDVPPCGLGSRDTLRLEAGLLLSGQDFDPEAEPRTPLEAKLSFVVDLSKPSFIGQDALETLAETGVDHELVGLQLNERGIPRHGYDVLRDGEHIGHVTSGTMSPTLNQPIALAYVNSDEAEENNTVAVKIRDRNVPATIVNHRFLSSLADDNE
- the gcvH gene encoding glycine cleavage system protein GcvH → MSFEIPDDRRYAESHEWAKELDDDIVRIGITDFAQDELGDIIFAELPDEGAELDEGEQFGVVESIKAVSDIYSPVSGTVVGVNREIVDQPELINDDPHESGWLLEVNTETGIDHLLPASEYETQI
- the gcvPA gene encoding aminomethyl-transferring glycine dehydrogenase subunit GcvPA, producing MQERSRSRTDQSFPRSPDSRGSPFTPHDQDDVDLMLDAIGADDIEDLFDIPDAVRFDGAFGIEGASEQAVTQRLQRTLGRNSDSTEFLGRGHYSHYIPSVVDHLSLRSEFITSYTQYQPEVSQGFLQVLFEFQSLVTELTGMDVANCSMYDAATALGEAATLADRVREASGSVILVPDYLRAERRAVLDNYTDGSDLSVREFPTEDGMVHPETLRQSLDEDVLLVYLENPTPEGIIEEHLIEVGSIVDEVESLLCIGSDLVALSLLQNPGTVGADIVVGNAGILGLPAAYGMGIGIFACRDDFLRQIPGRLVGASRDSAGDRTYTLTLQTREQHIRRERATSNICSNQAWVALRTAIHAMYLGPDGLTALADRCTRLPAQVASELDQIEGVSAPATQAYHFREFKAEVEKDASEVVSELASEGFVVHELNEQTIQICVTETNEHRIDDFVEAVREVME
- the gcvPB gene encoding aminomethyl-transferring glycine dehydrogenase subunit GcvPB, coding for MQQHRQAKWNDTESDGHEPLLSEKDLTRSELEDTFLPDELTRESVELPSVSEPELVRHYTRLSQMNYGIDSGPYPLGSCTMKYNPKFTEDLAALPSAAIHPDRPSELAQGTLQVYYELQEYLGKIGGMSAVTLQPPAGAAGELTGILVAKAYHEYNGEAEQRDEIIVPASAHGTNFASAAMAGYDLVELPADEDGRVDLDVLSAAVGESTAALMLTNPNTLGLFERNIEEIADMVHEAGGLLYYDGANLNALLGRARPGDMGFDIMHYNVHKTFATPHGGGGPGAGPIGVREGLAKFLPSPHVGKNGDQYTLYDPEESIGKVHGAMGNWLVLLKTHAYISRLGDAGLEDTSAKAVLNANYLASQIDLDIPFEPFHHEFVASAGDNDAADFAKKMLDYGMHPPTTKWPEIVDEALMTEPTEAESKTTLDQLADAFNSVTEQSGDALSEAPNATAAKRIDQTKAARDPVLSWQQISD
- a CDS encoding serine hydroxymethyltransferase, whose amino-acid sequence is MVGSNHLEQTDPAVYSAIQNERQRQEDSLGLIASENHVSEAVLEAQGSVLTNKYAEGYPDARYYGGCEHVDTVEQLAIDRAKELFGADYANVQPHSGTQANMGVYFAMLDPGDRILSLDLTHGGHLSHGHHVNFSGQLYEVEQYGVDPDSGYIDYDTLADHATEFDPDLIVSGSSAYPREFAYERIDEIAAAVGAYHLADIAHVTGLIAAGLHTNPVGNADFVTASTHKTIRAGRGGLILTTDEYAEQIDKAIFPGSQGGPLMHNVAGKAVGFKEALTDEFEEYAQQVVTNAKTLADTFSERGLSLVSGGTDKHYVLVDLRDSHPDVTGSDAEEALQSVGITVNKNTVPGETRSPFTTSGIRVGTPALTTRGFTQSEMETIGHAIVDIIEHPEDDDVATDVATTVDQLCEAYPIYE
- the ilvA gene encoding threonine ammonia-lyase, which translates into the protein MTVTIDDIRRAEERLDESAEIRQTPVEKSTTLGREVGADVWFKFEHLQKTGSFKPRGAFNKISQIARGDATRVVAASAGNHAQGVAFAATELGLDSLIVMPETAPQAKVDATEGYGATVELHGKTFAEAMDVAQTYADDPDTAFVHAYDDPAVVAGQGTIGLELIEQVPDVSVLTVPIGGGGLIGGIATAVKAHDEDIRVIGVQAEPAATVPQSLDKGHPVENETPDTIADGIATGSVSDLTFEIIQEHVDEVVTVTDTEIAQATLWLLERSKQMVEGAAATSVAPLLSGAIDCQGETVVPLLCGGNIDIATLQDMLTRALVDRHQFVTLYVRIDDRPGVLGEIADIIGRHDTNIRSVRHDRSEEGLPVGKADLVIRTTTPGEAAMGRVLSEIEAAGYTIKRVVPQSERIGN
- a CDS encoding serine hydrolase produces the protein MSTKNVTAYQDSIETFLSEWVRKNKVPGLSVAVVSGDEATYTDAFGARNLSTNESATPQTLFGIGSCSKSVTAVAILQLVEEDELDLTSPINSFVPHLEAAPGSSVTVEELLSHSSGLPSDGSLTALIARLTGLREMGVPLSDDRDFHRHVQGSVEERRDPQAKEFFYCNTGFTLLGKVIESVTGKSYSTYVRENIFEPLEMDRSCFSRAAFESYDDRMQAYFQNDDDLVEARLPVDPLLYAPGGVISCADDLVNYLRFYLNGGSFEGKQLLSQESMAQMFEPRSTRSTFIDGTERQYGLGWELQSFLGNRLVRHGGMMGTTTAAVAFFPDQNVGVSIACNVSPPQHPSVACHGVLSLLEGNDPKRSVPALLLEEKLGSLEGEYKSYRGIVEATVERDGGTLEVTIQGFTSEFSISLFPNDLSGDIYEFETVTDTGQRLAVKFEEGSDGSIDLFLRRWRLHAQ
- the lpdA gene encoding dihydrolipoyl dehydrogenase gives rise to the protein MGAKETTTETDVLVIGAGPGGYVAAIRAAQHGLDVTLVEKEAYGGVCLNHGCIPSKAYISATDLAHDAGQAAEMGILVDPAIDMAKMQEWKSNSISRLTDTVEKLCKANGVSLIEGMASFVDETEVHVTRDEDNRDRVSIGFERCIISTGSRPVQIPGFDFTDDEVWSSRDALSAATVPDRLVVVGAGYIGMELSTVFAKLGSDVTVIEMLDDALPGYEDDITRVVRKRASELGIDFRFGEGASEWRGIDNGIEVVTETEDGERSVYPTDKVLVAVGRQPVTETLDLEQIGLEPTEQGFLETDRHARTDVEHVFAVGDVAGEPMLAHTASKEGIVAADVAAGKPSTMDNRTIPAAVFTDPEIGTVGLTAAEAESEGFDPIVGTFPFRASSRALTTGETEGFVRIVADGECGTVLGAQIVGAEASELVAEVALAIELDATVEELASTVHTHPTLAEAVMEAAENARDRAIHTLNR